In Dermacentor variabilis isolate Ectoservices chromosome 11, ASM5094787v1, whole genome shotgun sequence, one genomic interval encodes:
- the LOC142563845 gene encoding uncharacterized protein LOC142563845, with product MLRSFALQARACRLCGCLFIKDLFAKPPRSPRIVWLHWYTLYAAACFFFYVWFEIDVVTRNAIELSDTHRFFTKSLLVLLHVVVIVKACSNFLTMLLGCRRILDFLAMAGSFERDVDIPSCKCCAQRHFFWHDVAGLLTLVVYFVSYTVALFHQEQKVDDDGEKWTIREIVDRVCSLFAAILFFTYDSVNFIALRHSAEVLVGYVTHLRERMEEYVGDRAFPCEVEAAKEVQAMRLHLCTVLELKNCVNGIWQRSVVVSSVGLLLVTCISLYTIITEGLQRTELWIAIGYSAFNSYEFLMLAQVSQSLSNAFQEIKNLCRRTLTLERTIGYSQQVQYLHNSINPEDISLNGSDFFKINLALLVSMAGSIITYTVILVQTSPDLEATTTCGPDTTTVTIALST from the exons ATGCTTCGAAGCTTCGCTCTCCAAGCCCGGGCATGTCGCCTCTGTGGCTGCCTGTTCATCAAAGACCTTTTCGCAAAGCCACCGAG GTCGCCGAGAATCGTGTGGCTCCACTGGTACACGCTGTACGCGGCGGCCTGCTTCTTCTTCTACGTCTGGTTCGAGATCGACGTGGTGACGCGGAACGCGATCGAACTCAGCGACACGCACAGATTCTTCACCAAATCTCTGCTCGTCCTGCTGCACGTAGTGGTCATCGTCAAGGCCTGCAGCAACTTTCTCACCATGCTGCTGGGCTGCCGCAGGATTCTCGACTTCCTTGCCATGGCGGGCAGCTTCGAGAGGGATGTGGACATACCGTCCTGCAAGTGCTGCGCCCAGAGGCACTTTTTTTGGCACGACGTCGCCGGTTTGCTGACTCTAGTCGTCTACTTCGTCAGTTACACCGTGGCGCTCTTTCACCAGGAGCAGAAGGTGGACGACGACGGCGAAAAGTGGACGATCCGCGAGATCGTGGACAGGGTTTGTAGCCTATTCGCGGCCATCCTGTTCTTCACCTACGACAGCGTCAACTTCATCGCCCTGAGACACTCGGCCGAGGTGCTGGTCGGCTACGTGACGCACCTTAGGGAACGCATGGAGGAGTACGTGGGCGACAGAGCGTTCCCGTGCGAGGTGGAGGCGGCCAAAGAGGTGCAGGCGATGCGGCTGCACCTTTGCACTGTCCTGGAACTGAAGAACTGCGTCAACGGCATCTGGCAGAGATCGGTGGTCGTGTCCAGCGTCGGCCTCTTGCTGGTGACGTGCATATCACTTTACACCATAATCACCGAGGGGCTGCAGAGGACTGAGCTGTGGATCGCCATCGGCTACTCGGCTTTCAATTCGTACGAGTTCCTCATGCTGGCGCAAGTGAGCCAGTCCTTGTCTAACGCT TTCCAAGAAATCAAGAATTTGTGCCGAAGAACTCTGACTTTGGAGCGCACAATCGGCTACAGCCAGCAG GTGCAGTATTTGCACAACAGCATAAACCCAGAAGACATCAGTCTGAATGGGAGCGACTTCTTCAAGATCAACCTGGCTCTGCTTGTTTCT ATGGCCGGCTCAATCATAACGTACACGGTGATTCTGGTGCAGACAAGTCCAGATCTTGAGGCTACAACCACTTGCGGACCTGACACCACAACTGTGACTATCGCACTTTCTACCTGA